Proteins encoded together in one Labrus mixtus chromosome 18, fLabMix1.1, whole genome shotgun sequence window:
- the ap5m1 gene encoding AP-5 complex subunit mu-1: protein MKVRMRSGRLTAVCGHMTRKKQEVVRGVCITGQMSVRALWIISHDKGENVSIRFSRRFATVEHRAKRLAGSSYVAVPDESTVLHLLLTELGLSHSHKSYVAVRDDCLNCPRSPALELHADGPDKGVLWPVLAISQGPLILACLPLVDAPPEPRPPLSSLLSVSQGLTLLSGLQAFLLSSGGKADVEGLASRLAMLPSVLSQICPLGTPLDVPLLGSPASPTVPGPAGNQKQPAWKTGLHRGRAVVNVALVETVRSMQYGNRGRQDMWDVYGTVTCKCEVEGVLPNVTVTLTLPPNGSPLQDILVHPCVTSLDSSILTASSVDNYDGSAFSGPYKFPFSPPLEPFRLCSYTSQVPVPPILGLYQLKEEENQLRVSVTLKLHESVKNSFEYCEAHLPFFNRDQMGVVDVKVSSGQLDISKEKNLLVWGLGQKFPKSREVTLEGKISFSGPTPGPNDPLCIGLTAYVKLYFKVPDMTLSGCCVDQHSVQVYSSAKPRIATSRELLSKEYFLWNSTGTAPVSSGQMML, encoded by the exons ATGAAAGTGCGCATGCGCTCAGGTCGGCTGACTGCTGTGTGTGGTCACATGACGAGAAAGAAGCAGGAAGTAGTTCGCGGAGTTTGCATCA CCGGACAGATGAGTGTGCGTGCGTTGTGGATTATTTCGCACGACAAGGGAGAAAATGTGTCGATACGCTTTTCAAG GAGGTTTGCGACTGTGGAGCACCGTGCAAAGCGCCTGGCTGGTTCCTCGTATGTTGCAGTCCCAGACGAAAGCACTGTGCTGCATCTCCTGCTCACTGAGCTGGGGCTGTCACACTCACATAAGTCCTATGTAGCTGTCAGAGATGATTGCCTTAATTGTCCGCGATCACCAGCTCTGGAGCTGCATGCGGACGGTCCTGATAAAGGAGTACTTTGGCCAGTGTTGGCCATCTCACAGGGGCCTCTCATCCTAGCTTGCCTGCCTCTCGTGGATGCCCCTCCTGAGCCAAGACCCCCCCTTTCTAGCCTGTTGTCTGTCTCCCAGGGCCTCACACTTCTGTCGGGTCTGCAGGCTTTTCTCCTGTCCTCTGGAGGCAAAGCTGACGTTGAGGGGCTGGCCTCTCGTTTGGCCATGCTGCCCTCTGTACTCTCGCAGATTTGTCCCCTTGGCACACCCCTGGATGTGCCGTTACTGGGGTCACCGGCTTCACCCACAGTGCCTGGGCCTGCTGGGAACCAGAAGCAGCCGGCCTGGAAGACAGGGCTCCATCGAGGCAGAGCTGTGGTGAACGTAGCACTAGTAGAAACAGTTCGCTCCATGCAGTACGGTAACCGCGGCAGACAGGACATGTGGGATGTTTATGGCACTGTGACATGCAAA TGTGAAGTAGAAGGTGTGCTCCCAAATGTGACGGTGACCCTCACACTTCCACCAAATGGTTCTCCACTACAGGACATCCTGGTTCATCCCTGTGTCACCTCACTGGACTCCAGCATCCTCACTGCCAGCAGCGTAGATAACTATGATGGCTCAGCTTTCTCAGGGCCTTATAAgttccccttctctcctcctctggagCCTTTCAGACTATGCAGTTACACATCTCAg GTTCCTGTTCCACCTATCCTGGGTTTGTATCAGctgaaggaagaagaaaaccagCTGCGTGTTTCAGTGACCCTCAAGCTTCATGAGAGTGTGAAGAACAGCTTTGAGTATTGTGAAGCACACCTGCCATTTTTTAACAG GGATCAGATGGGCGTTGTGGATGTGAAGGTGAGCTCAGGACAACTGGATATTTCAAAGGAGAAGAACCTGCTGGTCTGGGGTCTGG GACAAAAGTTTCCTAAATCACGAGAGGTCACATTGGAAGGCAAGATCAGCTTTTCTGGGCCAACGCCAGGACCCAATGACCCCCTCTGCATTGGACTCACAGCTTATGTCAAA TTGTATTTCAAAGTGCCTGACATGACGCTCTCCGGATGCTGTGTGGACCAGCATTCAGTGCAAGTTTATTCCTCTGCCAAACCACGGATTGCAACAT CTCGTGAACTTCTATCCAAAGAGTACTTCCTATGGAATTCCACAGGAACAGCTCCGGTATCCTCAGGGCAAATGATGCTGTAG
- the slc35f4 gene encoding solute carrier family 35 member F4 isoform X2, whose amino-acid sequence MKKHSARVAPLSSYSTQVLTCPISEGEDGSESHAETPGSETSEESRTFQTCTNTALKVLGGLLMVLCISSSWVGTTQVVKLTFQSFSCPFFISWFSSNWNMLFFPIYYSGHVVITREKQTPIQKFRECSKLFGEDGMTLKLFVKRTAPFSILWTLTNYLYLLALKKLTATDVSALYCCHKAFVFLLSWIVLKDRFMGVRIVAAIMAITGIVMMAYADGFHGDSIVGVALAVGSASTSALYKVLFKMFLGSASLGEVAHFLSTMGFFNLIFISCVPLILYFTKVEHWGSLSSLPWGYLCGLAGLWLVFNILVHVGVVLTYPILISIGTLLSVPGNAAVDLLKHEVIFSVVRLAATCIICLGFLLLLLPEEWDSVTLRFLANIADKKAEDHGEELTESSINTRSRSRANGAVSIPLA is encoded by the exons GAGAAGACGGCTCAGAATCTCATGCAGAGACACCAGGCAGCGAGACCAGTGAAGAGAGTCGAACCTTTCAAACATGTACCAACACGGCTCTGAAGGTGCTGGGTGGTCTGCTGATGGTGCTGTGCATCTCCTCCTCTTGGGTAGGCACCACTCAGGTGGTTAAGTTGACCTTCCAGTCCTTCTCCTGCCCCTTCTTCATCTCTTGGTTCAGCAGCAACTGGAACATGCTTTTCTTCCCCATCTACTACTCCGGACATGTGGTCATCACACGGGAGAAGCAGACCCCTATTCAGAAATTCAG GGAGTGCAGCAAGCTTTTTGGGGAAGATGGGATGACTCTCAAGCTTTTTGTAAAGAGAACAGCCCCCTTCTCAATCCTGTGGACTCTGACCAACTACCTGTACCTCCTGGCCTTGAAGAAGTTGACCGCCACTGATGTCTCTGCCCTGTACTGCTGCCACAAGGCCTTCGTCTTTCTCTTGTCCTGGATCGTTCTCAAGGACCGTTTCATGGGTGTCCGG ATTGTGGCAGCCATAATGGCCATCACAGGTATTGTAATGATGGCATATGCTGATGGTTTCCATGGGGATTCCATTGTGGGTGTGGCATTGGCTGTTGGCTCGGCCTCCACATCAGCTCTCTACAAG GTGCTGTTTAAGATGTTCCTGGGCAGTGCCAGCCTTGGAGAAGTGGCTCACTTCCTCTCCACCATGGGCTTCTTCAACCTCATCTTCATCTCCTGTGTACCCCTCATCCTTTATTTCACCAAGGTAGAGCACTGGGGCTCACTGTCTTCACTGCCCTGGGGATACTTGTGTGGACTGGCAGGACTGTGGCTGG TGTTCAACATCTTGGTCCATGTCGGCGTGGTGCTAACATACCCTATTCTCATCTCTATTGGGACTCTGCTCAGTGTGCCAGGGAATGCAG CCGTAGATCTTTTGAAACATGAGGTCATCTTCAGCGTGGTTCGCCTGGCAGCCACCTGCATCATCTGCCTGGGATTCCTACTCCTGCTGCTGCCAGAGGAGTGGGACTCGGTCACACTGCGGTTCCTGGCCAACATCGCGGACAAGAAGGCAGAGGACCACGGCGAGGAGCTCACAGAGTCCAGCATCAACACTAGAAGCCGCAGTCGAGCCAACGGAGCGGTCTCCATCCCTTTGGCGTGA
- the LOC132993648 gene encoding uncharacterized protein LOC132993648 translates to MGSTGSRPRLHKVAPCSLQEEGDKPKPQWTLPALPVSVEQPSESLGHTKTTLPPLKQEISLSTLSEPCIAGNFTPKQSNHSSIIHSHPPRRPQALQPLDVQIGQPSNANQIAMGMGCRDGGAQQFSITRRNGPGRMTQAGFLEAQTALTQQDQQQQRAQLRQARELRRRKVVYAVKVGNTGKSQGPKLVRRPTERDIFWDETTGDRLDLSCFLDQKSLPHLGLPCNQLLRRGTGCEPEGSSSRPKKQIKQEEKVDGA, encoded by the exons ATGGGCTCCACAGGCTCCAGACCCAGGCTGCATAAAGTAGCTCCATGTAGCCTGCAAGAAGAAGGGGACAAGCCAAAACCTCAATGGACCCTCCCTGCCCTGCCGGTCAGTGTGGAGCAGCCATCTGAATCTTTGGGACATACGAAGACAACCTTACCTCCTCTGAAACAGGAAATATCTCTTTCCACACTCTCAG AACCATGTATTGCAGGAAACTTCACACCAAAGCAAAGCAACCATTCAAGCATCATTCACTCCCATCCACCCAGGAGACCCCAG GCACTGCAACCACTGGATGTTCAAATTGGCCAACCAAGCAATGCCAATCAAATTGCAATG ggGATGGGCTGCAGAGATGGGGGTGCCCAGCAGTTTTCTATAACAAGACGCAACGGCCCCGGTCGAATGACTCAG GCAGGGTTTCTGGAGGCCCAGACAGCTCTCACTCAACAGGATCAGCAACAGCAGCGAGCTCAGCTCCGACAAGCCAGAGAGCTGAGAAGACGTAAGGTTGTCTACGCAGTTAAAG TTGGGAATACAGGAAAGAGCCAGGGGCCGAAACTTGTGAGGAGGCCCACAGAGAGGGACATCTTCTGGGATGAGACCACAGGTGATAGACTGGACCTCAGCTGCTTTCTGGACCAAAAATCTCTGCCTCACCTTGGCCTGCCGTGCAATCAGCTCCTCAGAAGAGGAACGGGGTGTGAACCAGAGGGATCAAGCTCAAGGCCCaagaaacaaataaagcaagaagaaaaagttgatgGGGCCTGA